GCTGGTGTAAAAAACGAAGTCGATACGCTGGAAGGTCAAGTCGTTCAGGATGCCGACCGAATCGATTCACTCGGTGCAATAGGAATCGCGCGCACTTTCGCGTATGGCGGGCACTTCAACCGCATCATGTACGATCCCGAGCAGAACCCCGTACAACATGAGACTTTCGAGCAATACAAGTCAAGCACTGGAACGACCATAAACCATTTCTATGAGAAGCTGCTCTTGCTCAAAGACAGATTAAATACAAAAGCAGCCAGAGACATGGCTCAAAATCGGCATCAGTTCATCGAGCAGTTTCTGGAGCAGTTTTACGATGAGTGGGAGGGGCGGAAATAATCGAATTACTCAAATTTTATTGCCTGAAAGAGCAAGCTCGGAGGAAAAACGGCAATAATCTAGGTATCCGCGAGGCTCGCCATGTCACCGTCTGTCGATAAATCAAGTTGGTTTGCCAGAGTATTTGAACCGAAGACCGACTTCTTCGCCCTGCTGAACATACAGTCAGCCACCACCCTTGACGGCATTATCGCGCTGGAACAGTGGATCAATGAAGGAACATTCGATCGCTGCCAGAAAGTGCGCGATCTGGAAAACGATGCAGACGAGCACAAACTCGAGCTCGAGCGCAAATTAGTTGAATCCTTTGTCACGCCTTTCGATAGAGAAGACATCCACGATCTCTCAGTCAAACTCGACGAAGTGATTAACGGAGCAAAAGCAACAGTTCGCGAAATGGAAGCCCTCGATTTCAAAAGCTCCGATCCATTTCTCAAGGAGATGGCAGCCACTCTCGTTGAAGGAACTCGCTGCTTGAATCAGGCTTTCAACCACCTGCAAAATAATTCGACGGAAGCCTCCAATCAAGCCAGCCTGGCAAGGAAATCGGAAAAGCGGTTCGCCAAAATCTACAGGCAAGCGATGAAAAATCTATTTACTCTCGATGACTTCAAAACACTTTTGAAGACACGCGAAGTCTATATCTGTATGGTGTCATGTGCCACAAAAATCGATATCGTTGGCGAGAAGTTATTACACGTCATCGTCAAGACGAGCTAGTAAGCTCGAAATTCTTAAGCTGCAACAGACAATTTTTCAAACCTTCCTCGCCCCTGAAATCATGCAGCACGCCTGCTTGCACCTCCGTTACAGAGCGTTCGAAGTTCTCTAAAAATCTCTGCTTAGCTCGTGCAAATTCATCTTCAAAGTCGGGCGACGCCGAACAAGCTTGAGCCAAGATGCGCGCGCTTTCATACTCGCCTGCCGAGGCGCATTGAACGATAGCGATGACGGTGGGCTCAGCCCCGCACTGAAGCAGCGCCCGCATGGCTGGTGCAGGAACAGCCCCACTTATCATGTTATAGAGGATATCTTTATTGACTGCCGCACGCAGATCGATCAAAGCTTCGAGGGCCTGAAACTTCTCGAGGGCAAAGGCATATTCCACTGGTGATGCGCCTCTTATTGAAGTATGCAAATTCACACCCGCATTAGAAAGTTCGAAAATCAAATCTCGATCGTCACGCTCTATGCTTTGCCTCAGTGCCAT
This is a stretch of genomic DNA from Candidatus Melainabacteria bacterium. It encodes these proteins:
- a CDS encoding DUF47 family protein; translation: MSPSVDKSSWFARVFEPKTDFFALLNIQSATTLDGIIALEQWINEGTFDRCQKVRDLENDADEHKLELERKLVESFVTPFDREDIHDLSVKLDEVINGAKATVREMEALDFKSSDPFLKEMAATLVEGTRCLNQAFNHLQNNSTEASNQASLARKSEKRFAKIYRQAMKNLFTLDDFKTLLKTREVYICMVSCATKIDIVGEKLLHVIVKTS